Proteins from one Coffea arabica cultivar ET-39 chromosome 8c, Coffea Arabica ET-39 HiFi, whole genome shotgun sequence genomic window:
- the LOC113706350 gene encoding putative disease resistance protein At1g50180, with translation MAETIFRCEEGSLLGGLWQVIQLIKDELGHMRAFLRVAETKEEDADPRLQEWIKQVREVAYDTEDVLNEFVAGFARHRATGFHGSVRRIFNSIRTLRARHKVAEQLQSIKTRVKNISEGHQTYQSEFGLIAQASGSLPASNNTTWRYSRDDALLVEESDLIGIDKPKEQLISQLLEGDDSQLKVVSVVGMGGLGAPERLDSTATQGIEEISPTID, from the exons ATGGCAGAAACAATTTTTCGATGTGAAGAGGGAAGTCTATTGGGAGGGCTTTGGCAAGTGATTCAACTCATCAAGGATGAGTTGGGGCACATGAGAGCTTTCCTAAGAGTGGcagaaacaaaagaagaagatgCTGATCCGAGACTCCAAGAATGGATCAAGCAAGTACGAGAAGTAGCGTATGACACTGAAGATGTTCTTAATGAATTCGTAGCTGGCTTTGCTCGCCATCGAGCAACAGGCTTCCATGGCTCTGTTCGGAGAATTTTCAACTCCATAAGGACTTTGCGAGCTCGTCATAAGGTTGCTGAGCAATTACAGAGCATCAAGACTAGAGTAAAGAATATTTCTGAAGGGCATCAGACATACCAATCAGAATTTGGTCTTATTGCCCAAGCGTCCGGGTCTCTTCCTGCTTCTAACAATACAACGTGGCGCTATAGCAGGGATGATGCACTTCTTGTAGAAGAAAGTGATTTGATTGGCATTGACAAGCCCAAAGAACAGCTAATTTCTCAACTGCTCGAGGGGGATGATTCCCAACTCAAAGTTGTTTCTGTGGTTGGAATGGGCGGACTAG GAGCTCCTGAAAGACTTGATTCGACAGCTAcacaaggaattgaagaaatcAGTCCCACAATTGATTGA